In one Serinus canaria isolate serCan28SL12 chromosome 2, serCan2020, whole genome shotgun sequence genomic region, the following are encoded:
- the IGFBP3 gene encoding insulin-like growth factor-binding protein 3, whose product MVPRPGVLWAVAAAALALLVRRAAAALAGPVVRCEPCDARALQQCKPLQPDCAERVREPGCGCCLTCALRLGQPCGIYTERCGAGLSCQPRREEARPLQALLEGRGLCTNATAGSKLRAFLLPGPHAAGNFSDSEEDRSTSSVENLAIPNSHRVPDSKSHPPHIKIDIIRKVQAKDTQRYKVEYDSQSTDTLNFSSESKQETEYGPCRREMEDTLNHLKILNVLSPRGFHIPNCDKKGFYKKKQCRPSKGRKRGYCWCVDKYGQPLPGYDGKGKGDVHCYNLESK is encoded by the exons ATGGTGCCGCGGCCCGGCGTTCTGTGGGCagtggcggcggcggcgctggcgCTGCTGGtccggcgggcggcggcggcgctggcggGGCCGGTGGTCCGCTGCGAGCCTTGCGACGCGCGGGCGCTGCAGCAGTGCAAGCCCCTGCAGCCCGACTGCGCCGAGCGGGTGCGGGAGCCGGGCTGCGGCTGCTGCCTCACCTGCGCCCTGCGCCTGGGGCAACCCTGCGGCATCTACACGGAGCGCTGCGGCGCGGGGCTCAGCTGCCAGCCGCGGCGGGAAGAGGCGCGGCCGCTGCAGGCGCTGCTCGAGGGCCGCGGACTCTGCACCAACGCTACGGCGGGCAGCAAGCTGCGGGCCTTCCTGCTGCCGGGACCGCACGCTGCAG GAAACTTCAGTGATTCAGAAGAAGACAGGAGTACCAGCAGCGTAGAAAATCTGGCCATTCCAAACTCTCACAGGGTGCCAGATTCCAAGTCACATCCACCACACATCAAAATAGATATCATCAGGAAAGTGCAAGCCAAAGATACACAACGCTATAAAGTTGAATATGATTCACAGAGTACGGATACATTGAATTTCTCTTCTGAATCCAAACAAGAGACTGAATAT GGTCCATGTCGTAGAGAAATGGAAGACACTTTAAACCACCTAAAGATCCTGAATGTCTTGAGTCCCAGGGGCTTTCATATTCCAAATTGTGACAAGAAGGGATTCTACAAGAAAAAGCAA TGTCGCCCATCCAAAGGCCGAAAAAGAGGTTATTGCTGGTGCGTGGATAAATACGGACAGCCACTTCCTGGGTAtgatgggaagggaaaaggagatgtCCACTGCTATAACTTGGAAAGCAAATGA